The Pygocentrus nattereri isolate fPygNat1 chromosome 17, fPygNat1.pri, whole genome shotgun sequence genome window below encodes:
- the LOC108440368 gene encoding olfactory receptor 52K1-like: MLDIFVQNISFTEFKLNGFYALGEWRPLLFIPYFLMFLLSIVANCMLLYVVISNRALHSPMFVLIGLMAVVDLGGPVLFVPHMLLSLLFGWNGISLLGCLIQMFFIHYNESCQSTLLLCMALDRYFAICRPLFYHKHIEVSNFLKFIIVPLIRNGVLITTIVCLAGKRFYCATNVIDHCFCEHMALVHLACGDISINSLVGLLTAFLILTVDFLFIAVSYVIILISVLKSGKTNLKAMNTCVTHIIVITFTIAFALIAFLSYRIRNDFSPSSRVFLSTMYLLFPSCCNPIIYGLRTKEIRHHFLQLIKRVRIIPL, encoded by the coding sequence ATGCTAGACATTTTTGTGCAGAACATTTCTTTCACAGAGTTTAAACTGAATGGCTTTTATGCTTTAGGAGAATGGAGACCTCTGCTATTCATTCCGTATTTTCTAATGTTTTTGTTGTCTATTGTAGCAAACTGTATGCTGTTGTATGTAGTAATATCTAACAGGGCTCTGCACTCTCCTATGTTTGTACTGATTGGTCTTATGGCAGTTGTGGACTTGGGTGGACCAGTGCTGTTTGTACCACACATGTTGCTCAGCTTGTTATTTGGCTGGAATGGGATTTCTCTGCTGGGTTGTTTAATacaaatgtttttcattcattataatGAATCATGCCAGTCCACATTATTGTTATGTATGGCACTGGATCGTTACTTTGCTATCTGCAGACCACTATTTTATCACAAGCATATAGAAGTCTCCAATTTTTTAAAGTTCATTATAGTGCCTTTAATCAGAAATGGGGTCCTGATTACCACAATTGTTTGTCTGGCTGGAAAACGGTTTTACTGTGCAACAAATGTGATAGATCACTGTTTCTGTGAGCACATGGCGTTGGTTCACTTGGCATGTGGAGACATTTCTATTAACAGCTTGGTAGGACTTTTAACTGCTTTCCTAATACTGACTGTAgattttcttttcattgctGTGTCTTATGTAATAATTTTAATCTCTGTTCTGAAATCTGGCAAGACCAATTTGAAGGCTATGAATACTTGTGTTACTCATATCATTGTCATTACATTTACTATAGCCTTCGCCTTGATTGCATTTTTGTCCTACAGAATAAGGAATGATTTCTCTCCAAGCAGCCGTGTGTTTCTGAGTACAATGTACTTACTTTTTCCAAGCTGCTGCAACCCAATCATTTATGGCCTGAGAACCAAAGAAATAAGACaccattttctgcaattaataaAACGTGTAAGGATCATACCCTTGTAA